A region of the Curvibacter sp. AEP1-3 genome:
CAGCACTATGTTCAGCACTTCGAGCAGGTGCTGGCCTTCGGCAATGCTGCGCAGGCCGTGTTGCAGCGCTTGCAACAACGTTACGAAACAACATGAGCACCAACATGAGTCAGGCCGGCCCCGCCAGTGCGACATCGGCCTTGTTGGCGCTGCCGGCCACAGTGCTGCGCTACCGCGGTCTGCTTGGCCATCTGATTTACCGCGAAGTACATGGTCGAGTTACTGGCTCCATGCTAGGCGTGGGGTGGTTGGTGCTCCACCCCTTGCTATTGCTGGCCATGTACACGTTGGTGTTTGGCGTGTTCATGCAATCACGCTGGGGGGCGCACGGCGACGGAATTGCTTATTTCGCGCTGGCCCTGTTTCCTGGTCTGTTGGTTTTCAACATATTTGCCGAATGCGTCAACCGAGCCTCCACACTGGTAATGCAAAACCCCAATTACGTGAAGAAAGTGGTGTTCCCGCTGGAGCTTCTCATCGTGCCTGTGATAGCCGCTGCCTTGGTGCAGTTTGCAATTGGCTTTGCGCTTTGGCTGACGTTGGTGTTCGTACTGCAAGGCGAGATCGGCTGGGGTCTGTTGCTGGTGCCGCTAGTTTTGCTGCCCTTTGTGCTTCTCGTAGCCGGCGTAAGCTGGGCGCTAGCTGCCATGGGCGTGTATTTCCGTGACTTAGGCAATTTGATCCCGCTGGTTACTCAGGTGCTGATGTTTATGTCGCCTGTACTCTACCCCCTGTCCAACGTACCACAAGGCGTGCGTCCTGCGCTTTACCTCAATCCTTTGACGTTGGTGGTGGAAGCTGTGCGTGCCGCAGGTCTACAAAGTGACCCTGGTGGACTGCAACTCCCTGTTGGCTATGGCTTGTATGTGTTTGTTTCAATTTTCGTAGCCTGGCTCGGTACAAAGGTGTTTCAGGGCCTGCGCCCTGGATTTGCCGACATGGTGTAGCCCATGTATCGCATCGCAATCGACGTAAGGGAAGTGCGCAAGGTCTATGAAATCTACGCACAGCCGCAGGACCGGGTGAAGCAATTGCTGCTAGGCCGCTGGCGGAACTACCACCACGATTTTCACGCGCTTAAAGGCATAAGTTTTTCGGTGCGGAAGGGACAGTGTGTGGGGATCATCGGGCGAAACGGAGCTGGCAAGAGTACCTTGCTGCAAATTCTCACCGGCACCATGCAACCCAGCAGCGGGCAGGTGCTGGTTGAAGGACGGGTGGCCGCTGTCCTCGAACTGGGCTCTGGATTCAACCCCGAATTCAGCGGCCGCCAGAACGCCCTATTGTATGGCAGCCTGTTTGGTCTCACCAGCGCGGAGGTCAATGAACGAATGCCTGCCATAGAGGCTTTTGCAGGTATCGGTGAATTCATCGACCGACCGGTCAAGACCTATTCCAGCGGTATGCAGGCGCGTCTGGCTTTTTCTGTAATTGCCCATGTAGACGCCGACGTACTCATCATCGACGAGGCTCTCTCTGTGGGCGACGCAGCATTCACCCAAAAGTGCATGCGGTTTCTGCGCGAGTTCAAGGCTCAGGGATCCATTCTGTTTGTTAGCCATGACATGGGGGCAGTCACTGCATTTTGTGATGAGGCATTGTGGATCGACGGTGGCGAGTTGCGCTATCGTGGTAGCGCCAAAGAGACTTGCGAGCGCTATTACGCCTTTATGCAGACAGGCGAGGAGACGATTAGAGAAGATGGTGGCGCCGCGTCCCAGACACTGCCCCAAGGTGCCAGACTGCTCCAAAGCGTGCAAGTGCGAGTAAGCGACGCAACCTTGGACACTGGTGCACAACACATCGAGTGCTTTGGCTTCAATCAGGAGTCCAGGCGCCATGGCAACGGCCACGCTCGAATTCTGGATGTACAGTTCGTATCCCCTTCTGGACAGGCACTGGATTTCTGCAAAGGCGGCCAAGAAGTACGCGTGCGGGTTCAGGTGCAAGCACTTGTAGACGTGTACATGCCGATTCTGGGTTTCATCATAAAGGACCGGTTGGGCCAGCCGCTTATCGGGGGGAACACC
Encoded here:
- a CDS encoding ABC transporter permease, with translation MSTNMSQAGPASATSALLALPATVLRYRGLLGHLIYREVHGRVTGSMLGVGWLVLHPLLLLAMYTLVFGVFMQSRWGAHGDGIAYFALALFPGLLVFNIFAECVNRASTLVMQNPNYVKKVVFPLELLIVPVIAAALVQFAIGFALWLTLVFVLQGEIGWGLLLVPLVLLPFVLLVAGVSWALAAMGVYFRDLGNLIPLVTQVLMFMSPVLYPLSNVPQGVRPALYLNPLTLVVEAVRAAGLQSDPGGLQLPVGYGLYVFVSIFVAWLGTKVFQGLRPGFADMV
- a CDS encoding ABC transporter ATP-binding protein, producing MYRIAIDVREVRKVYEIYAQPQDRVKQLLLGRWRNYHHDFHALKGISFSVRKGQCVGIIGRNGAGKSTLLQILTGTMQPSSGQVLVEGRVAAVLELGSGFNPEFSGRQNALLYGSLFGLTSAEVNERMPAIEAFAGIGEFIDRPVKTYSSGMQARLAFSVIAHVDADVLIIDEALSVGDAAFTQKCMRFLREFKAQGSILFVSHDMGAVTAFCDEALWIDGGELRYRGSAKETCERYYAFMQTGEETIREDGGAASQTLPQGARLLQSVQVRVSDATLDTGAQHIECFGFNQESRRHGNGHARILDVQFVSPSGQALDFCKGGQEVRVRVQVQALVDVYMPILGFIIKDRLGQPLIGGNTYHSYKHQPMPARRGEFWAVEFGFCMPILAIGDYSITAAIGEGTLAEHEHMDWMHDAVLFKVIETSIDGVLVGAPLDLIHMRHYTQDAS